From Demequina capsici:
ATCTCCCGCGAGACCTTCGAGCAGGTCTACGCGGTCAACGTGCACGGCTCCTTCGACGTGGCGCAGGCCGCCTTCCGGGTGTTCGAGCGTCAGGGCGAAGGAGGGAGGATCGTGCTCATCGGCTCAGCGAACTCCATGGTCGCCCTGCCCGGCCAGAGCGCCTACGCCTCGTCCAAGGGCGCCGTCCTGATGCTGGCGCGATCGCTCGCAGTCGACTGGGCCCACGCAGGGGTGACCGTCAACGTCGTCGCTCCGGGCGTCACCGACACCGCCATGTCGTCCCAGTCGCTGAGCGACCCGACGAAGCGCGCGTCCCTCATGTCCAAGATCCCCATGGGCAGGCCCGCCCGGCCGGAGGAGATCGCGGAGGCGGTCGAGTTCCTGTCCTCCGAGCGCACCTCGTACATCACGGGCGCCTACCTGCCCGTCGATGGCGGCTGGCTGGCCGCAGGCTGACGGAGACCCCCATGATCATCGGCGCCAGGCTTCCCCACACCGGACCGCAGGCGTCAGGTCGCGCCGTCGTGCAGGCGGCGATCGACCTCGAGGCTGCCGGACTGGAGTCGCTGTGGGTGAGCGACCACATCGCGCAGCCCCACGTCATCGAGTCGGCGTACCCGTTCGAGGCGGACGGCGTCGCGCGCTGGTCCACGCAGCATCCCGATCTCGAGGCGCTCGTCACCCTCGCGATGGTGGCGTCGGTGACGCGCGACGTGCGCTTGGGCACCGCGATCCTGCTCGCTCCCCTGCGTCAGCCGGTGCTCGCCGCGAAGCAGATCGCGACGATCGCCTCGGCAGCCCCCGGCAGGGTCGCCATCGGGATCGGAGCGGGCTGGCTTGCCGAGGAGTTCGCGGCGCTCGGGATCCCCTACGAGCGACGGGGGCGCCGCACCGAGGAATGGATGACCCTGGTGCGACAGTGCTGGACGGGCTCCGCAGGACCCTTCGATGGTGAGTTCTACACGCTGCCAGGGCCGATCGTCGCGCTCCCCGCGCCCGACCCCATGGTCCCGCTGTACACCGGTGGCCACTCGCCAGCGGCGCTGCGGAGGGCCGGCCGATCCGCGGACGGATGGGTAGGTCAGCAGTCGTTGGACCAGCTCGACCCCAGCGCGCTCGCCGGGGCGATCGCCGTCATCCGCGGCGCGGCGGCCGCAGCCGACCGTGATCCCGCAGCGATCCACGTGGTGCTGCGGCTGGTCGGGAGCGCCGGCGCGCAGCGCAGGACGGTCGCCGCGCTCCCGGCCCTCGCGGCCGCGGGCGTCGACGAGGTGATCCTGGACACCCCGCGCGAGCCCGCGTCGTCCGGTCAGGAGATCGCCGCCTACCGCGAGGCGGTCGCCTGACCGGGAGCGATCCGCGGTGCGCGCGGCAGCCGCGAACGTGAGCTCAGCGCTCCGTCGCAGCCTCGCGCCACTGTGCGACGGCCGCCGCGGCGCCCGCCTGGATCAGGCTCGTGTCGGTGAAGCCCGCCACGTCGTCGAAGCCGAGCTCACGCATCCGCAGCGCACGCTCCAGCCCTCCCGCGAATCCGCGTGCGCGCAGGCCCGCCGCGTGCGCGGCATCCACGACGCGAGGCAGCGGCGCATCCGGGGCGTCGTCCGCGAGCAGCGCGTCCACGGTGGTGCCCAGGCTCGCAGCCAGGTCGAACGGGCCGACGAACAGCGACTCGGCGCCGTCGGTCGCCGCGATCCGTTGCACGTCCTCCAGCGCTGCGGCCGTCTCGATCATGAGCGAGACCGCCACGGCAGCGTTCGCGTCGGCCATGGAGGTGATCGCCTCACCGCTGAGCAGCGTCGACGGCCCGAAGCTGCGGCTGCCCTGCGGCGGGTACAGGCAGGCCGCGGTGATCGCGCGGGCCTGCTCGGCGGATTCGACCATGGGGACGATGACCCCGTCGGCGCCCATGTCGAGCACGGCTCCCAGCGTGGAGGGGGAGCCGTCCGGGGTCCGCACCCAGACGGGGACGCGTCCGGTCGCGTGACGGCTCGCCAGCAGCGCGGTGCGGAGGGACGAGGCGTCGAAGGCGCCGTGCTGGGCGTCGAGCACCACCCAGTCGGGGCTTGCGGCGAGCAGGGACAGGACCACGTGCGGCTCGCCGAGGCTGCTCCACGCTCCGAGCGACGCTGATTCAGTATGCAAGGTCATGACCGCACCATACCTTTCAGTTGGCAGTCAAAGTGCGCCTGAGAGTGACAGTTTGCATGAATGTAACGCGATATGCGCTTTCACGAAACAACTGACGAATAGCGTGTGAGACCAATTCCAACGACGGTTCGCACTCGTCGCCTCGACCCCTCGGGACGCCGACGGGACGCGACCCGTCACCTGCCGGACGAAGGGAACCCGATGTCAGTCCCCACGCTGAACCCAGGGAGGTCAGCCGCTCACGTGCCCGGCTCAGGGATACGTGAGGTGGTCAACGCCGCGATGGGTCGCGAGGACGTGATCCACCTGGAGATCGGCGAGCCCGGCGCACGCACTCCGGCGCACCTGGTGGAGGCTGCCCACAGTGCGATGGGCTCGTCGAACCGCTACACGCACAGCGCGGGCATGCCGGCGCTGCGCGACGCGATCGCACGCAGGCTCCACCGCGCGTACGGGCTGAGCGCCGCCGAGGACGACATCGTCGTGGGCCAAGGCGCTGTCGAGGCGCTGCTCGCCACCATCGTCGCCGTCACCGACCCTGGTGACGAGGTCCTGGTGCCGGACCCGGCGTGGCCCAACTATGAGATGCAGACGCTCATGCGGGGCGCCGTGCCGGTCCGCTACCCCCTGCGGCCGGAGAACGGCTTCGTCCCCGACATGGCCGACATCCGTCCGCTGCTCGGACCGCGCACCAAGGCGATCGTGGTCAACAGCCCGTCCAACCCGACCGGCGCCGTCTTCTCCCGCGCCGTCATGGCCGAGCTCGTGGAGGAGGCGGCCCGGGCCGGACTGCTGGTCATCTCCGACGAGGTCTACGACCAGATCATCTTCGACGGCGACCATGTCTGCGCGGCCGCGCTCAACCCGGAGGGCGTCGTCTCCGTCTTCAGCTTCTCGAAGACGTACGCGATGACCGGCTCCCGGGTGGGCTACCTCACCGGACCCCGGTGGCTCGTCCCCACGATCGCGAAGCTCCAGGAGCCGATCCTCTCCTCCGTGTCGACCGCGTCGCAGGCCGCCGCGATCGAGGCGCTCAACGGACCGCAGGACTTCGTCGCCACGTCCCTCGCGTCCTATCGCGATCGGCGCGACCTCGCGCACACGTTGCTGGCAGACGCCGGGATCGCGGCGCCGATGCCCGCGGGCGCCTTCTACATGATGGTCCCGCTTCACCAGCAGGCCGACTCACGCCGGGCCGCGCTCGACCTGATCGGACACGGCGTCGCCACGGCGCCCGGCACCGCCTTCGGAGACGTCGCCCGGCACTTCCTCCGCATCTCGCTCGCCGCGGCCAGGCCCGACCTCGAGGAGGGCCTCGCCAGGCTGGCGGGCTGGTACCACCGGACGAACGGAGGCATCGGCCGATGACCGACCACACGACAGCCTCGTATGAGGGACGGCCCTCGCAGGAGGGCACACCGATCGTCGAGCTGACCGACATCAAGAAGCAGTTCGGGGAGCTCGAGGTGCTCAAGGGAATCGACCTCGTCGTCAACCGAGGCGAGAACGTCGTGCTGCTCGGCCCGTCGGGCTCGGGCAAGTCCACCCTGCTGCGCACCATCAACCTGCTCGAGCCCCCCACATCCGGCTCGCTGCTGGTCGACGGCGAGGAGTACGCCGCCTTCTGGCCCCCGAGCAAGCCGTCCGCCACGCGGGTGCTCGAGCTCCGCCGCAAGGTCGGCATGGTGTTCCAGCAGTTCAACCTGTTCCCGAACATGACCGCGCTCGACAACGTGGCGCTCCCGCTGCGCTCGGTGCGCAGGCTCTCCAAGGCGGACGCGCGAGAGCGAGCCGCCGTCGAGCTCAAGCGGGTGGGCCTGATCGAGCGCGCCGGCCATTACCCGGCGCAGCTGTCCGGCGGCCAGCAGCAGCGAGTCGCGATCGCACGCGCGCTCGCGCTCGACCCCCAGGTGCTGCTCTTCGACGAGCCGACGTCGGCGCTCGACCCCGAACTCGTGGGAGAGGTGCTGAAGACGATGCGCGTGGTCGCGGAGTCCGGCATGACCATGGTCGTCGTCACGCACGAGATCGGGTTCGCCAAGGAGATCGGGGACGTCAACGTCTTCATGGATCAAGGGCGGGTCGTCGAGACGGGCGGCCGCGAGTTCTACGACGAGTGCCGCACGGACCGGGCGCGTGAGTTCATCAAGGCGGTGCGATGATGGCGATGACCACCTACGACTGGAGCCTGATCGGCGACAACTGGCGGCTGCTCCTCGACGGCCTCGTGGTCGCGCTGCAGGTCTCGATCGTCGCGCTGGTGATCTCCCTCGTGGCGGGCCTGCTGCTGGCGCTCATGCGGCTCTCGAAGGGTCCGCAGCGCTGGATCGCCGCGGCCTACATCAACATCTTCCGCGGCGTCCCCGCCCTGGTCAGCGTGATCTGGGTCTACTTCGGCGTCTCGCTCGCCTTCGGCATCAACTTCACCGTCTTCCAGGCCGGCGTGATCGCGCTGTCGCTGCTGTACAGCGCCTTCCTCGCGGAGATCTTCCGGTCGTCGCTCAGCGCGGTGCCGGCGGCGCTCACCGAGGCGGGGCAGGCGCTCGGCATGCGGCGTTCCCGGATCTTCGTCTCGGTGGTCCTCCCGCAGGCGACCAAGATCGCGCTTCCCAACATCGGCAGCATGTTCATCGGGATGGTCAAGGACACCTCGACCTTCACGGTCATCGGCCTGCTCGAGGTGGTGAGGGTGACGCAGAACCTCGTGTCGACCACCTTCCAGCCCTTCGTCCTGTACACCGCGGCGGCCGCGATCTACGTTCTCGCGGCCTTCGCGATCGACTTCCTCTTCCGCGCCCTGGAGAGCTCCACGACGAGCCCGCCCGCGGGTTCGATCGCGCGGCTCCTCCGATCGCGGGAGAGGGCGCGGATCGAGGAGATCGCAGCGCGGCATACCGAGGCTTCCTGACGCGCACGGGCGTCAGGCGGAAGTACAGCGGATCACTGATCCACACGTTCCCAGCAGTGCTCAGCAACAGAGGAGATGGCTCATCATGACTACTACTTCCAAGGCGGTCCGCGGCCTCAGCGTCGTCGGTCTCGCGGCGGTGCTGGTCGGCACCCTCGCGGCGTGCAGCGACAGCTCGGCGGAGACCACGGACGAGGCGAGCAGCGGCGCGACCGCGTCGGCGACCTCCGCGGACCTGGGGCTCCTGGTCCCAGGCACCCTGACGGTCGGCATGAACCTCCAGTTCGAGCCGGAGATGTACCTGGACGCCGACGGCAACCCCGCCGGCTACGACGTCGAGCTGCTGCAGGCTCTCGCGGACGAGCTCGGGCTGACGCTGGACATCCAGAACCTCGACTTCAACGGGCTCATCCCGGGCCTCCAGTCGAAGATGTTCGACATGGTGTCGGTGGGTCTGACCAACACCCCCGAGCGTGATGAGGTCGTCGACTTCTCGCGGGAGTACGTGCCCTACACGACCGTCCTGGCGGTCGCGGAGGACGACGATCGCACCGCCTCGATCGACACCTACAACTCGGCCGACGTCACGATCACCGCCCTGCAGGGCTCGTCGGGTGAGCAGCTCGCGATGGACACGTTCCCGAACGCCACCATCACGGGCTTCGCCGACCAGAACGCCGCCCTGCTCGAGGTGGCCACCGGTCGTGCCGACGGCGGCGTGGTCGAGGGCTACATCCTCGGGCAGTACATCGCCGCGAACCCCGGTCAGCTGAAGGAGGCGGCGCTCAGCGAGCCGCTCTCGCTCGGTTACGGCTCGTGGGCGGTCCAGGACGGCAACTCGGGGCTCGTCTCGGCGCTCAACGACTTCATCTGCACCGCACAGGGCGACGGCACGATGGAGCAGATCTACCTTGACACGTTCGGTGGCACGAGCATGCCGGTGATGCCTGCCTGCTGATCTCACGCGTCCTCCACGACGAGGGCCCCGGGGCTGATGTCCCGGGGCCCTTCGCGTGCCCGCCGCATCGTGCGGCGGCTCAGGTGAGCGGCGTCGTGCTAGATGAACAGCGTCGTGCCGGACTCCTGGGCCTCGCCCAGGAAGGTCGCGACGCCGGCCAGCTCCACGCCCTCGATGAGGTCGGACTGCGCCATGCCCAGCAGGTCCATCGTCATCGTGCAGCCGAGCAGGCGGGCGCCGCCGTCCTGCGCGTTCGTGATGAGCTCAGGAAGCGACTGCACGTCGTGCTTCTTCATGACGTTCTTGATCATCGCGGTGCCGGCGCCTGCCATGTGCATCTGCGACAGGGTCAGCTTCTCGGCGCCCTGAGGCATCATCATCCCGAACATCTTGTCCATCATGGACTTGTCGCGCTTGGGCGGGTCCGTCCTGCGCAGCGCGTTGAGGCCCCAGAACGTGAAGAACAGCGAGACCTCCTGGCCCATGGCCAGAGCGCCGTTCGCGATGATGAACGCTGCGATCTGCTTGTCGAGGTCACCGGAGAAGACGACCATGGACAGCTTGTTGCCGCCGTTGCCGCCGCCCGCCGGGACGGGACCGACGCCGCCCTTGCGGAACGTGGCGACGAAGCCGGGTCCCTTGGGGTCCATCGACACGAGGGTGTGGCCGTTCTTGGATGCCCAGGCCGGTCCGTCGAGCGCGAAGCCGGGGTCGGACACGGTGACGCGGATCTCGTCGCCCGCGTTGGCCGCCTTCATCGCGCTGGAGAGGCGCATGATCGGGCCGGGGCAGGCGAGGCCCGTGCAGTCCAGGTCGGTGGTCTGGCCGGTGGCGGCGGCCACGGCCGACGCGACGGACACCTTCTCCGCGTAGTTCTCCATGGGCGGCTGCGCCTCGTAGCCCTCGGCGGGGTTGTCGTGCACGTGGCCGTACGTGGTCGATCCGCCCGACAGGGTCTTCACGTCGGTGAAGCCGTTCTGGACGAGGATGCGGTGAGCCAGGTAGGAGCGGAAGCCGACCGCGCAGTACAGGCGGATCGGCTGGTCCTTGTCCGTCCAGCCCTTGACGGCCTCACGGAAGTCGGCGAGCGGCACGTTCTCGGCGCCAGGCAGGTGGTGGATGCCGTACTCCTCCGGGGTGCGGACGTCCACCAGGCGGGTGCCGTCGGCCAGCGGCCACTCCTCGGCGTACCAGAGTGCGAAGTCGCCGCGGATGGTGTTCGCTGCTACGAAGCCGGCCATGTTCACGGGGTCCTTCGCGGAGCCGAACGGCGGGGCGTAGGCGAGCTCTTGGCTCTCGAGGTCGAAGACCGTGAGGCCGGCGCGGATAGCCATCGCGAACACGTCGATGCGCTTGTCCACACCGTCGAAGCCGCACACCTGCGCGCCGTAGATCGTGCCGTCCTTCGGGGAGAAGAGCAGCTTGATGTGCATCATCGCGGTGCCGGGGTAGTAGCCGGCGTGGCCGGACGGGTGCACGTGGATCACCCGGTACTCGATGCCCGCGGCGTCGAGCTGGCGCTTGGTGGCGCCGGTGCCGCCCGCGACCATGTCGAACACCTTGACGATCGAGGTGCCCTGCGTGGACTTGTACTCGGTGTCGCGACCGCAGATGTTCTCCGCGGCGACTCGTGCCTGGCGGTTCGCGGGGCCCGCGAGCGGTGCGAGGTACTCGCCGGGGAGAACCGGGTGTCCGGTCTCGACCGCGTCGCCTGCGGCGTAGATGTCAGGGTCGGACGTCTGCATGTGCGTGTCGACCTTGATGCCGCCGCGCTCGCCGAGCTCGATCCCTGCGGCCTTGACCAGCTCCACGGCCGGCTTCACTCCGGCGGCCAGGATCACCAGGTCGGCCTTCAGGACGGTGCCGGAGTTCAGCTCGACGCTGACGCGGTTGTCGCCGTCGCTGTCGGCGAGCGGCTGGAAGGCGGCCGCCGCGGTGGACAGGTGCACGTTGATGCCGCGCATGCGCAGGTGACGCTCGACGGGGGCGGCGATGTCCGCGTCGACCGGGGGAAGGATCTGCGGCGCGAGCTCGACCACGTCCACGCGGACCCCGCGGTGGTGGAGGTTCTCCGCCATCTCCAGGCCGATGTACCCGGCGCCGACGACGACGGCGGTGACCACCCCGCGCCTGCCTGCCTTCTGGGCGGCGAGCGCGGCGTCGAGCCGGGTCTTGATCTTGTCCATGTCGCCGATGCGGCGCAGGACCTCGACGGCGGGGTGGTCGATGCCGGGCAGCGGAGGGCGGACGGCCTCGGCGCCCATGCACAGCGCGAGCTTGTCGTAGGACTCGGTGTACTCGCGGCCGGTGTCGACCTCCTTCACGGAGACCGTCTTGGCCTTGCGGTCGATGGAGACCACCTCGGTGGCGATCCGCACGTCGATGTTGAGCGACTCGCGCAGGCTCTCGGGTGTCTGCAGCAGCAGCCTGGAGCGCTCGGAGATGACCTCGCCCACGTGGTACGGCAGGCCGCAGTTGGCGAAGGAGACGTGGTGGCCCCGTTCGAAGACGACGATCTCCGCCGTCTCGTCGAGCCGCCGCGCCCTGGCAGCGGTGGATGCTCCGGCGGCGACTCCGCCGACGACGACAAGCTTCATGATTCCCATACCTCCCGGGGTATTTGTCCTGCAAGAAGGCTAGGCCATGCCCCCACGGGCATGCCTGGGTCCTTGGTCACCGCACCTCCCCCGGGGTGGAGGCGTCGTGTCCAGCATGCCGCGCATGGGGGCGTGCCGCACGGTGAGCGGGGGTGGTCGACTGCACGGCTACGAGGTATTTCGTGAGGTACGTCGCGCGTCCGCGCGTTAGATTTGAGTAACTAAAAAGAAACCTGTACGCTGACATGCATGATGACCGACGCGCGATCTATGCTGGCTGACGCCGGTCTGCGCATCACGGCTCCGCGCGTCGCGGTCATCGATGTGCTCGCCGGCAACCCCCATGCCGCCGCGGACGCCGTCTTCGCGAAGGTCGCCGAGACCCTTCCGCGCACGTCGCTGCAGGCCGTCTACAACGTCCTCGGCGACCTCACCACGCGAGGCCTCGCGCGACGCATCGAACCTGCCGGCTCCCCCGCTCGCTACGAGCTCAGGGTCGGCGACAACCACCACCACGTCGTCTGCACCTCGTGCGGCAAGGTCGAGGACGTCGACTGCGTGGTCGGACATGCACCCTGCCTGGTCCCCGACCAGACTCACGATTTCGCGATCGTCGAGGCCGAGGTCACCTTCTGGGGCGTCTGCAAGGCATGCCGTCAGGCTGTCGAAGCCGACCCCCTCCCGTAGCACCGTCCCCGCCAACCATGAAGGAGGTCCGCCAGCCATGACGGACAAGTTCACCACGACCAACTCCGGCGCGCCGGTCGCGTCGGACCAGCACTCGCAGACCGTCGGGAACAACGGCGTCACCGCGCTCACCGACCACTACCTGGTCGAGAAGCTCGCACAGTTCAACCGTGAGCGCGTCCCCGAGCGCGTGGTCCACGCCAAGGGCGGCGGCGCGTTCGGCACGTTCACCACGACGAACCCCGAGATCGCCAGGTACACCCGCGCCGCGCTGTTCCAGCAGGGCGTCCAGACCGAGATGCTCGCGCGCTTCTCGACGGTCGCGGGCGAGTCCGGGTCACCCGACACGTGGCGCGACCCGCGCGGCTTCGCGCTGAAGTTCTACACCACCGAGGGCAACTACGACCTGGTCGGCAACAACACCCCGGTCTTCTTCATCCGCGACGGCATCAAGTTCCCCGACTTCATCCGCTCCCAGAAGCGCCTTCCCGGTACGCACCTGCGCGACAACGACATGCAGTGGGACTTCTGGTCGCTGCAGCCGGAGTCGGCACACCAGGTGACCTGGCTCATGGGCGAGCGCGGCCTGCCGAACTCGTGGCGCGAGATGAACGGCTACGGCTCGCACACCTACCAGTGGATCAACGCCGCCGGCGAGCGGTTCTGGGTGAAGTACCACTTCATCTCCCAGCAGGGCGTCCACGGCCTCACTAACGACAAGGCCGCCGAGCTCGCCGGTTCCGACGCCGACGTCCACATCCGTGACCTCTACACGCACATCGAGGACGGCGACTTCCCGCGCTGGACCCTCAAGGTCCAGGTGATGCCGTACGAGGACGCGAAGACCTACCGCTTCAACCCGTTCGACCTCACCAAGGTGTGGCCGCACGCGGACTACCCGCTCATCGAGGTGGGGATCATGGAGCTCAACCGCAACCCGGAGAACTACTTCGCGCAGATCGAGCAGGCCACGTTCGCGCCGAGCAACTTCGTGCCCGGAATCGGCGCCTCCCCTGACAAGATGCTGATGGCCCGCATCTTCAGCTACGCGGACGCGCACCGCTACCGCGTGGGCACCAACCACGCCGACCTTCCGGTCAACCAGCCCAAGAACGCCGACGCGCACGGCCACTCCTACGCGAAGGACGGGTCCATGCGCTACTCCTTCGCCTCGGCCGACACCCCGGTCTACGCGCCCAACTCGAAGGGCGGCGCGCATGCCGACCCCGAGCGTGCAGGCGATGCGGGCAACTGGGAGTCGGACGGCACGCTGGTGCGGTCCGCCGCGACCCTGCACCCCGAGGACGACGACTTCGGTCAGGCGGGCACGCTGTACCGCGAGGTCTTCACGGAGGCGCAGAAGGCGGCCTTCCTCGAGACGATCACCGGACACGTGGGCGGCGTGAAGAGCGGCGACATCCGTGAGCGCGCGATCCAGTACTGGACCAGCGTGGACGGCGACCTCGGCGCTGCGCTGCGCGCCAACATCGCGCCGATCCCGGCGTAGCGACCGACTCAAGGGCGGGTGCCTGGCGAGAGCCACGCGCCCGCCCTTCGTCGTGCCCGGGTCCCTGCGCTGACGGTGCGAACCAATCTGAATCCCGACACCCCGGCCGGAGGCTTCATCCGGGCCTCACGTCGGGGTGTCGCCGCTGAGATTGGTTCAAAGTGTCGGGACGATGCGGCGGTGGGGACGATGCGGCGGTGGGGACGATGCGGCGGTGGGGACGATGCGGCGGTGGGGACGACGCTGCGGTCGCCCGGGGTGTGGGGCGCGGCACCTTCGTGGGTGGTCTCCGAGCGTGTCGGGTAGCCTGGGCTGCGGCCACGGCGGGCCTCCCCTTCCTCGCACACGCGGCCGCGTGTGCCCGCTCCTGCCCGGC
This genomic window contains:
- a CDS encoding substrate-binding periplasmic protein, with translation MTTTSKAVRGLSVVGLAAVLVGTLAACSDSSAETTDEASSGATASATSADLGLLVPGTLTVGMNLQFEPEMYLDADGNPAGYDVELLQALADELGLTLDIQNLDFNGLIPGLQSKMFDMVSVGLTNTPERDEVVDFSREYVPYTTVLAVAEDDDRTASIDTYNSADVTITALQGSSGEQLAMDTFPNATITGFADQNAALLEVATGRADGGVVEGYILGQYIAANPGQLKEAALSEPLSLGYGSWAVQDGNSGLVSALNDFICTAQGDGTMEQIYLDTFGGTSMPVMPAC
- a CDS encoding pyridoxal phosphate-dependent aminotransferase; its protein translation is MSVPTLNPGRSAAHVPGSGIREVVNAAMGREDVIHLEIGEPGARTPAHLVEAAHSAMGSSNRYTHSAGMPALRDAIARRLHRAYGLSAAEDDIVVGQGAVEALLATIVAVTDPGDEVLVPDPAWPNYEMQTLMRGAVPVRYPLRPENGFVPDMADIRPLLGPRTKAIVVNSPSNPTGAVFSRAVMAELVEEAARAGLLVISDEVYDQIIFDGDHVCAAALNPEGVVSVFSFSKTYAMTGSRVGYLTGPRWLVPTIAKLQEPILSSVSTASQAAAIEALNGPQDFVATSLASYRDRRDLAHTLLADAGIAAPMPAGAFYMMVPLHQQADSRRAALDLIGHGVATAPGTAFGDVARHFLRISLAAARPDLEEGLARLAGWYHRTNGGIGR
- a CDS encoding FAD-dependent oxidoreductase is translated as MKLVVVGGVAAGASTAARARRLDETAEIVVFERGHHVSFANCGLPYHVGEVISERSRLLLQTPESLRESLNIDVRIATEVVSIDRKAKTVSVKEVDTGREYTESYDKLALCMGAEAVRPPLPGIDHPAVEVLRRIGDMDKIKTRLDAALAAQKAGRRGVVTAVVVGAGYIGLEMAENLHHRGVRVDVVELAPQILPPVDADIAAPVERHLRMRGINVHLSTAAAAFQPLADSDGDNRVSVELNSGTVLKADLVILAAGVKPAVELVKAAGIELGERGGIKVDTHMQTSDPDIYAAGDAVETGHPVLPGEYLAPLAGPANRQARVAAENICGRDTEYKSTQGTSIVKVFDMVAGGTGATKRQLDAAGIEYRVIHVHPSGHAGYYPGTAMMHIKLLFSPKDGTIYGAQVCGFDGVDKRIDVFAMAIRAGLTVFDLESQELAYAPPFGSAKDPVNMAGFVAANTIRGDFALWYAEEWPLADGTRLVDVRTPEEYGIHHLPGAENVPLADFREAVKGWTDKDQPIRLYCAVGFRSYLAHRILVQNGFTDVKTLSGGSTTYGHVHDNPAEGYEAQPPMENYAEKVSVASAVAAATGQTTDLDCTGLACPGPIMRLSSAMKAANAGDEIRVTVSDPGFALDGPAWASKNGHTLVSMDPKGPGFVATFRKGGVGPVPAGGGNGGNKLSMVVFSGDLDKQIAAFIIANGALAMGQEVSLFFTFWGLNALRRTDPPKRDKSMMDKMFGMMMPQGAEKLTLSQMHMAGAGTAMIKNVMKKHDVQSLPELITNAQDGGARLLGCTMTMDLLGMAQSDLIEGVELAGVATFLGEAQESGTTLFI
- a CDS encoding amino acid ABC transporter permease, yielding MAMTTYDWSLIGDNWRLLLDGLVVALQVSIVALVISLVAGLLLALMRLSKGPQRWIAAAYINIFRGVPALVSVIWVYFGVSLAFGINFTVFQAGVIALSLLYSAFLAEIFRSSLSAVPAALTEAGQALGMRRSRIFVSVVLPQATKIALPNIGSMFIGMVKDTSTFTVIGLLEVVRVTQNLVSTTFQPFVLYTAAAAIYVLAAFAIDFLFRALESSTTSPPAGSIARLLRSRERARIEEIAARHTEAS
- a CDS encoding Fur family transcriptional regulator produces the protein MMTDARSMLADAGLRITAPRVAVIDVLAGNPHAAADAVFAKVAETLPRTSLQAVYNVLGDLTTRGLARRIEPAGSPARYELRVGDNHHHVVCTSCGKVEDVDCVVGHAPCLVPDQTHDFAIVEAEVTFWGVCKACRQAVEADPLP
- a CDS encoding SDR family NAD(P)-dependent oxidoreductase codes for the protein MTVTVITGGGAGIGASVARRLAARGDSLVIADRDPSAANAVADEVGGVAVAVDVAVPGSGRIVVDAALQTYGRLDAVVACAGIERGAPAAQISRETFEQVYAVNVHGSFDVAQAAFRVFERQGEGGRIVLIGSANSMVALPGQSAYASSKGAVLMLARSLAVDWAHAGVTVNVVAPGVTDTAMSSQSLSDPTKRASLMSKIPMGRPARPEEIAEAVEFLSSERTSYITGAYLPVDGGWLAAG
- a CDS encoding amino acid ABC transporter ATP-binding protein — encoded protein: MTDHTTASYEGRPSQEGTPIVELTDIKKQFGELEVLKGIDLVVNRGENVVLLGPSGSGKSTLLRTINLLEPPTSGSLLVDGEEYAAFWPPSKPSATRVLELRRKVGMVFQQFNLFPNMTALDNVALPLRSVRRLSKADARERAAVELKRVGLIERAGHYPAQLSGGQQQRVAIARALALDPQVLLFDEPTSALDPELVGEVLKTMRVVAESGMTMVVVTHEIGFAKEIGDVNVFMDQGRVVETGGREFYDECRTDRAREFIKAVR
- a CDS encoding TIGR03619 family F420-dependent LLM class oxidoreductase, with product MIIGARLPHTGPQASGRAVVQAAIDLEAAGLESLWVSDHIAQPHVIESAYPFEADGVARWSTQHPDLEALVTLAMVASVTRDVRLGTAILLAPLRQPVLAAKQIATIASAAPGRVAIGIGAGWLAEEFAALGIPYERRGRRTEEWMTLVRQCWTGSAGPFDGEFYTLPGPIVALPAPDPMVPLYTGGHSPAALRRAGRSADGWVGQQSLDQLDPSALAGAIAVIRGAAAAADRDPAAIHVVLRLVGSAGAQRRTVAALPALAAAGVDEVILDTPREPASSGQEIAAYREAVA
- a CDS encoding catalase produces the protein MTDKFTTTNSGAPVASDQHSQTVGNNGVTALTDHYLVEKLAQFNRERVPERVVHAKGGGAFGTFTTTNPEIARYTRAALFQQGVQTEMLARFSTVAGESGSPDTWRDPRGFALKFYTTEGNYDLVGNNTPVFFIRDGIKFPDFIRSQKRLPGTHLRDNDMQWDFWSLQPESAHQVTWLMGERGLPNSWREMNGYGSHTYQWINAAGERFWVKYHFISQQGVHGLTNDKAAELAGSDADVHIRDLYTHIEDGDFPRWTLKVQVMPYEDAKTYRFNPFDLTKVWPHADYPLIEVGIMELNRNPENYFAQIEQATFAPSNFVPGIGASPDKMLMARIFSYADAHRYRVGTNHADLPVNQPKNADAHGHSYAKDGSMRYSFASADTPVYAPNSKGGAHADPERAGDAGNWESDGTLVRSAATLHPEDDDFGQAGTLYREVFTEAQKAAFLETITGHVGGVKSGDIRERAIQYWTSVDGDLGAALRANIAPIPA
- a CDS encoding HpcH/HpaI aldolase family protein, translated to MTLHTESASLGAWSSLGEPHVVLSLLAASPDWVVLDAQHGAFDASSLRTALLASRHATGRVPVWVRTPDGSPSTLGAVLDMGADGVIVPMVESAEQARAITAACLYPPQGSRSFGPSTLLSGEAITSMADANAAVAVSLMIETAAALEDVQRIAATDGAESLFVGPFDLAASLGTTVDALLADDAPDAPLPRVVDAAHAAGLRARGFAGGLERALRMRELGFDDVAGFTDTSLIQAGAAAAVAQWREAATER